In one window of Blastocatellia bacterium DNA:
- a CDS encoding rod shape-determining protein, whose protein sequence is MFNHSTSEALIDPNESAGTARRTLSMGRIIARAKERLRRVFANDMAVDLGTSNTVIYVPDSGVVLNEPSIIALNKKTRQVIAVGREAKVALGRQASGVSVVRPLKDGVIGDFDAAELMLTYFIKSALSRHRLTNPRVLICAPGEVSQIERRALEDAAGRAGAKHVDIVEEPIAAAIGAGYDIQSGRIFMLVDIGGGTTDIVVLGFGGPVHLATLRVGGAKMDEAIAQYIRHAHGLEIGELTAERVKIEMGSAERIASDREIEVRGRDVRSGLPAAVSITSAEVQTALAPVIEEIVRGIDGALEELPAEVSAGLLETGMVLTGGGSQLAGLVERISKETGLNVRQPASDGQSLAVLGAGKLFRDGNFTSIKELMLKRKADRLSEEHDRRHSIDQAA, encoded by the coding sequence ATGTTCAATCATTCGACATCGGAAGCACTGATCGATCCTAATGAAAGCGCCGGGACGGCGCGCCGGACTTTAAGCATGGGCCGCATCATCGCGCGCGCCAAGGAGCGTTTGCGGCGCGTCTTTGCCAATGACATGGCGGTTGATCTGGGCACCTCGAACACCGTCATCTATGTGCCGGACAGCGGCGTGGTGCTGAACGAGCCCTCGATCATCGCCCTTAACAAAAAGACGCGCCAGGTTATCGCCGTAGGCCGCGAAGCGAAAGTCGCGCTCGGTCGCCAGGCTAGCGGCGTCAGCGTCGTGCGTCCCTTGAAGGATGGGGTGATCGGCGATTTCGACGCGGCAGAGTTAATGCTGACTTACTTCATCAAGTCGGCGCTGTCACGCCACCGGCTCACCAACCCGCGGGTGTTAATCTGCGCGCCGGGCGAAGTCAGCCAGATCGAGCGCCGCGCCCTGGAAGATGCCGCAGGCCGGGCCGGAGCTAAACATGTTGATATCGTCGAAGAGCCCATCGCCGCGGCCATCGGCGCGGGTTACGACATTCAGTCGGGACGCATCTTCATGCTGGTCGACATCGGCGGCGGCACGACAGACATCGTCGTTCTCGGCTTCGGCGGCCCCGTCCACCTGGCCACCCTGCGAGTCGGCGGCGCCAAGATGGACGAAGCGATTGCACAATACATCCGCCATGCGCACGGTCTGGAGATCGGCGAGCTGACCGCCGAGCGCGTCAAGATCGAGATGGGCAGCGCCGAGCGTATAGCCAGCGACCGCGAGATTGAAGTCAGGGGCCGCGACGTCAGAAGCGGCCTGCCCGCCGCCGTTTCAATTACCAGCGCCGAGGTCCAGACGGCCTTAGCGCCGGTCATCGAGGAGATCGTCCGAGGGATCGATGGCGCGCTCGAAGAATTGCCCGCGGAAGTCTCCGCCGGCCTGCTCGAAACCGGCATGGTGTTGACCGGCGGCGGCTCGCAGCTCGCCGGGCTGGTTGAGCGCATCAGCAAAGAGACCGGGCTCAACGTGCGGCAGCCCGCTTCTGATGGGCAAAGCCTGGCGGTCCTGGGGGCCGGCAAGCTCTTCCGCGATGGCAACTTCACTTCGATCAAAGAGCTGATGCTCAAGCGCAAGGCCGACAGGCTGTCTGAAGAACATGACCGCAGGCATTCGATAGATCAAGCGGCATAG
- a CDS encoding DUF2470 domain-containing protein: protein MSDSALTARRLLNHQSIGVLSTHSVDVEGYPFGSIAPYVLDYDGLPTLLISDIAQHTRNIKRNNKVSLTVFDQGADDPQASSRLTWVGDAELIPPDTDRRLRYLRYFPSAASYFETHDFSFYRIHLRRARFIGGFGEIYWVEPGAMLASNPFREAERGIVEHMNQDHQQALSHYCEVLKGVKANAVVMTGIDSEGFDMLADKRKLRIDFDSPITTVEEARAVLVRLARR, encoded by the coding sequence ATGTCAGACTCCGCATTGACGGCAAGGCGACTGCTGAACCACCAGAGTATAGGAGTGCTTTCTACGCATTCAGTAGATGTCGAAGGCTACCCGTTCGGCTCAATCGCTCCCTATGTCCTTGACTATGATGGCTTGCCCACGCTGCTCATCAGTGACATTGCCCAGCATACCCGCAATATTAAGCGGAACAATAAGGTATCGCTGACGGTCTTTGATCAGGGCGCTGATGATCCACAGGCAAGCAGCCGCCTTACCTGGGTCGGAGATGCGGAATTAATCCCGCCCGATACCGACCGACGCCTTCGCTATCTGCGCTATTTTCCTTCCGCGGCATCCTACTTTGAAACGCATGACTTTTCGTTCTATCGAATCCATTTGCGGAGAGCGCGGTTTATTGGCGGGTTTGGAGAAATATACTGGGTTGAACCGGGGGCAATGCTCGCCAGCAACCCTTTCCGTGAAGCCGAGCGCGGTATCGTTGAGCATATGAATCAAGATCACCAGCAAGCGTTGTCGCATTATTGCGAAGTATTAAAAGGCGTCAAGGCGAATGCGGTAGTCATGACAGGCATCGATAGCGAAGGATTCGATATGTTGGCAGATAAGCGGAAGCTGAGGATCGATTTCGACTCCCCAATCACTACCGTTGAAGAGGCACGAGCCGTACTGGTGAGACTGGCGAGGCGATAA
- a CDS encoding OmpA family protein: MKKMSILNVFALSLCLMLTASVMAYTQSDSRKMQTQVASGQKMKLQGTITKRDNDTFTLTDAAGAEVTVHLAGNTKIEEKKSNPFRGSKKYSSADVVRGLFVEVEGRGDASGGIVADRIKFSSDSQRVAVSINSTVVPVENRVGQAETRLSEAEQNAQRLSGQVEELSQVANLASGGAAAAQKSADQAIEGVNKTNDRISSLDEFEEKNTANILFKVGSAVLTAEGKAALDEVATRAKSEHGYVIEVRGFASSDGSESLNDRLSERRADAVMRYLAQHEIPLRRIVLPFGYGEAMPVADNTTREGRKQNRRVEVKLMVNRGLSSPVNVNHPDTSSSH, translated from the coding sequence ATGAAAAAAATGTCAATTTTGAATGTGTTCGCGTTGTCCCTGTGTCTGATGTTGACCGCTTCGGTCATGGCTTATACACAGTCTGATTCGCGCAAGATGCAGACGCAGGTTGCCTCCGGCCAGAAGATGAAGCTACAGGGGACGATCACCAAGCGTGACAACGACACCTTCACGCTGACCGACGCTGCGGGGGCGGAAGTCACCGTCCACCTCGCCGGCAATACCAAGATTGAAGAGAAGAAGAGCAACCCGTTCCGCGGCTCCAAGAAATACTCGTCGGCGGACGTGGTGCGCGGCCTCTTCGTTGAAGTCGAAGGACGCGGTGACGCTTCGGGCGGCATCGTTGCCGACAGGATCAAATTCTCAAGCGACTCGCAGCGCGTCGCTGTTTCGATCAACTCGACGGTCGTGCCGGTCGAAAACCGCGTCGGCCAGGCCGAGACTCGCCTGAGCGAAGCCGAGCAGAATGCGCAACGCCTGTCGGGCCAGGTCGAAGAACTGAGCCAGGTCGCCAATCTTGCTTCGGGCGGCGCGGCGGCAGCCCAGAAGAGCGCCGACCAGGCAATCGAAGGCGTCAACAAGACCAACGACCGTATCAGCTCGCTCGATGAGTTCGAGGAGAAGAACACCGCCAATATCCTCTTCAAAGTCGGCAGCGCCGTGCTGACTGCGGAAGGCAAGGCGGCGCTCGATGAAGTCGCGACCCGCGCCAAGAGCGAGCATGGGTACGTCATCGAGGTGCGCGGCTTTGCGTCGTCGGATGGCTCCGAGAGCCTGAATGATCGCCTCAGCGAGCGCCGCGCCGACGCCGTCATGCGCTATCTGGCGCAGCACGAAATTCCGCTGCGGCGCATCGTCCTGCCCTTCGGTTACGGCGAGGCGATGCCGGTGGCCGACAATACGACGCGCGAAGGGCGCAAGCAGAATCGCCGCGTCGAGGTGAAGCTGATGGTCAACCGCGGCCTGTCTTCGCCGGTCAACGTCAACCACCCGGACACGAGCAGCTCGCATTAA